One region of Deltaproteobacteria bacterium genomic DNA includes:
- a CDS encoding ABC transporter substrate-binding protein produces MRVKIFMLIAVGIALCFGLSFETYAQQKVIKMGVTAALQKEAGIGVKNAAEMAAQEINAKGGILGHKIELYFADDDGIAEKGVTAIKKLLFTDKVDFVSGGWMSGVGLAQAPHIFDAKKLWLSVGPATPKLAKMVEEDYAKAKYFFRVGCVNSDLFAYDMAVLAEEFFKKELKVTNVALLPESSVWAREMSAYLEKELPKRGLKIVYLDVFDPKRTDFSPQFAQIRAKGAELMLTVQALSPGVPITNQWSDTKLAVHQAGYSLNSQVTDFWDKTGGKCNYEATQLINGARATITPLTIPFYDKYISTYRISPTYTAFGEYDALYLLKAAAEEAKTLDTEVLIKTLEKMRFVGAAGVILFEPNHDLKYGKDGKQPVWVQWQDGKQVSIFPQEFATGKYISPPWIKKR; encoded by the coding sequence ATGAGGGTAAAGATTTTTATGTTGATAGCTGTAGGAATCGCGCTGTGTTTTGGCCTATCTTTCGAAACCTACGCCCAGCAGAAAGTGATTAAAATGGGCGTCACGGCGGCCCTGCAAAAAGAAGCGGGCATCGGGGTAAAGAATGCGGCGGAGATGGCCGCCCAAGAGATCAATGCCAAGGGAGGAATTTTAGGTCATAAAATTGAGCTGTATTTTGCCGATGATGATGGAATTGCCGAGAAGGGCGTCACGGCCATCAAGAAACTTCTCTTCACGGACAAAGTAGATTTTGTCAGCGGCGGTTGGATGAGTGGAGTGGGTCTGGCCCAGGCGCCCCATATCTTCGACGCCAAGAAGCTCTGGCTGAGCGTCGGACCCGCAACCCCCAAGCTGGCGAAAATGGTGGAGGAGGACTACGCGAAAGCCAAGTATTTCTTCCGCGTCGGTTGCGTGAATTCCGACCTCTTCGCCTACGATATGGCGGTACTTGCGGAAGAATTCTTCAAGAAGGAATTAAAGGTAACCAATGTGGCTCTTCTGCCGGAGAGTTCAGTTTGGGCGCGGGAGATGTCTGCCTATCTGGAAAAGGAATTGCCCAAGCGGGGGCTGAAGATCGTTTACCTGGATGTCTTCGATCCCAAACGCACAGATTTTTCCCCTCAGTTCGCCCAGATTCGCGCCAAGGGAGCGGAGCTCATGCTTACCGTCCAGGCTCTTTCTCCCGGGGTTCCTATTACCAACCAATGGTCAGACACTAAGCTTGCAGTCCATCAAGCGGGCTATAGCCTGAACAGCCAAGTCACGGATTTTTGGGATAAGACCGGGGGAAAATGTAATTATGAAGCCACCCAGTTGATCAACGGGGCCAGAGCAACGATTACTCCCCTTACCATTCCTTTTTACGATAAATACATAAGCACCTACCGAATCTCTCCTACTTATACTGCCTTTGGAGAATACGATGCCCTCTATTTATTGAAGGCAGCTGCCGAGGAGGCTAAAACCCTGGACACGGAAGTCCTGATCAAAACTCTGGAGAAGATGCGATTTGTGGGAGCGGCCGGGGTGATTCTTTTTGAACCGAATCACGACTTGAAATATGGCAAAGATGGCAAGCAGCCAGTTTGGGTCCAGTGGCAGGATGGCAAACAAGTCTCGATCTTTCCCCAGGAATTTGCCACCGGGAAATATATCTCCCCACCCTG